One stretch of Musicola paradisiaca NCPPB 2511 DNA includes these proteins:
- a CDS encoding oxidoreductase — protein sequence MKAKVILVTGASSGIGEATALRLKTLGHTVYAAARRVDRMQKLAETGIRVLSLDVTDDASAQAAVTTIMTECGRIDVVVNNAGYGSYGAIEDVSLEEGRAQFDVNVFGAVRLIQRVLPHMRQQRAGTVINISSMGGKIHTPLGAWYHGTKFALEAISDCLRLEVAPFGIDVVVIEPGGIKTEWANIAIAKLLGVSGRSAYAHQAHAMANSMVSDSNQKRLSSPAVIADAIAHAVSARHPKTRYAVGFGAKPMIFIRRLLSDRAFDGFMRMATGISRQGK from the coding sequence ATGAAAGCAAAAGTGATTCTGGTAACGGGGGCATCCTCCGGAATTGGCGAGGCCACCGCTCTGCGTTTAAAGACGCTCGGCCACACCGTGTATGCCGCCGCCCGCCGGGTAGATCGTATGCAAAAGCTGGCTGAAACCGGTATCCGGGTACTTTCGCTGGATGTAACGGATGACGCTTCGGCACAGGCCGCCGTGACAACCATCATGACCGAATGCGGACGTATCGACGTGGTGGTGAACAACGCCGGTTACGGCTCTTACGGCGCGATAGAAGACGTCTCGCTGGAAGAAGGACGCGCGCAATTCGACGTGAATGTCTTCGGCGCAGTACGGCTGATTCAACGGGTGCTGCCCCACATGCGCCAGCAACGCGCCGGCACCGTGATCAACATCAGTTCGATGGGGGGGAAAATACATACCCCGCTCGGCGCCTGGTATCACGGCACCAAGTTTGCGCTGGAAGCCATTAGCGACTGTCTGCGGCTGGAAGTCGCACCTTTCGGCATTGACGTCGTGGTGATTGAACCCGGCGGCATCAAAACGGAATGGGCAAACATCGCTATCGCAAAACTGCTTGGGGTATCCGGCCGGAGCGCCTATGCCCATCAGGCCCACGCCATGGCGAACTCGATGGTGAGCGATAGCAACCAAAAACGCTTATCCTCGCCCGCCGTGATCGCCGATGCCATTGCCCACGCGGTCAGCGCCCGCCACCCCAAAACACGTTATGCCGTCGGGTTTGGCGCCAAACCCATGATTTTCATACGTCGTCTGCTTTCAGATCGAGCCTTTGACGGCTTTATGCGCATGGCGACAGGCATATCCCGTCAGGGTAAATGA